The genomic segment GTGGCGAACGGCGGCGAACGGGTCCGAGTGCTTCATCAGGTACACGTGGACAACAGCCCATGACGAGAACCCACAAAGAGAGCGGATTTGCCCTGGTGTTTGCAATCTTCATCCTGGTGATTCTCTCCGGGGTGGGTAGTGCAATGCTCAACATCAGTGCGACCCACCAGGCGACGGCCACAATGGCGTTGCTCGGCACCCGTGCCTTCCAGGCCGCGCGCAGTGGCACCGAGTGGGCCATCTACGAGGCGATCAATAGTGGTGGTTGTCCGGCCGCCAGCTTCGCCCTTACCGAAGCGGCGAGTGACGGATTCCAGGTCGAAGTCACCTGCACCTCGACGTCGCACATCGAAGGGACAACCAGTCGGTCAACGCTGCAGATCCAGTCGACGGGGAGCTACGGAAGCTTCGGCGACCGAGACTACGTATCACGCACCCTAAATGTCACCGTGTTGCAGTAGCAGGGCACACACCGCGATGCATAGGGTAAGCAAAACGACGAAGAATTCCTCCAAATGCAGCAGCATCGCTGCGACGATCCAAACCAACCTGCTAGCCTTGGCACATATGAGCCCAGAAGACGCATCTTTATCGACTTCCGAAGCAGTGACCGAAGGTATCCGCATCAGCGTTCGCGCTCGGTATTCACCGGAACATTCCTCACCGCACCAGAGCGAGTGGTTCTTTCTATATACAATCACCATCGCAAACGAATCCGATCAGAGCGTCACGTTGCTCAATCGCAACTGGTTGATTCTCGACGCGACCGGAAAATCGGAAGAGGTCCACGGACCTGGGGTCATCGGGGAGCAGCCCGCTCTCGCTCCCGGCCAATCGTTCGAATACACCTCAGGCTGCCCGCTTTCCACTCCCTTTGGCTCCATGAGTGGAAGCTACGAAATGAGCCGAGAGGATGGAACTCGATTCGAGGCTGAGGTGAGGGTGTTTCAACTTCGACAGCCAAATGCCATTCACTAGTACGCAAGTCGAAAATTTCTCCGGGTCTACAACGAGTTCGTCACCAAGTTCGTCCAAGTTCGACTCCGTGATGCCGATACACCCCACGACGGCACCCGCCTCCCCAATTACCGCGGATCTGCCCGGAGTCCTTCTTGTCTTCAAAATTAAGATCCAGCAATAACGAACACGATTCGCCGTTGCAGCTCGTGGACCCGGAACGTTCGCGCGACCCCTCGGAAGCCGAACGACATTCCGATGTTGATCGGCGCAAGAGCGAGGAACGCCGCGGGTCTCCGACCCGAGGCTGGGATTCTCTTCGGGGCTTCTACCGCAGAAAGATGGGACGGCGTGTCGGTGAGAGCGACAACATCTACGTCGACTCCTATACCCGGGAAGATCTCCTGCTCACGGTCGGCGTGTTGATGCTCAACATCCTGGACGCGTTCTTCACCCTGCGTTGGATGGGTATGGGCGGTGGAGAAGGCAACCCTTTGATGGACATGCTGATCCGGGCCAACGACATGCTCTTCCTATTTCAAAAATGTGTAGTCGTTGGAATCTGGCTGGTCATTTTGGTAGTTCACAAGAATTTCCGCATTGCCCGCCTCGGTCTTTGGGGAGCCTTCATCCTCTATGCGGGAATATTGTTGTACCACTTCACCCTGCAGGCCGGAGAACCGCCGGTGCCTCAGTTGCCGACGGAAGCGAGGCAGCTGTCGCACTCCGAGCGTGAGGTCGAACCCAGATCCGAGTTCAGCGTGCTTCAGGCCGCGTCGAGTTGGTCGAGGATCCCCTCGAGCTCCGCGAGATCTTCGATCTGATAGTCGGGACGCGGGCCCTCGTGCTTCTCCAGGACCTTTTCCGGGTCCTTCACCCTGCGCGTGATCCAGACGCTGCGGATCCCCATTGCAGCGGCTCCAGCAACGTCTGCGCTGAGCGAATCGCCCACGTGCAGGACCTGGTGACATTCGACGGCGAGTTCATCGAGTACCGCTTCGAATATTTCGACTCGCGGTTTGCGGTATCCAATTTCGTCTGAAATGACAACGGCGTCGAGATGTGAATACAGTCCGTAGTCTTCGAGGACCGCGCATGCTGTGACCGAGTGACTGAAGTTGGAACAGAGCCCGAGTTGAACCCGCTCAGCGAGCGAGCACAACAGACCGAGATGGTGCAGGGGCATCGCGACTTGTTCGCGCAGCAGTCCCATGTGAACGTGCGCCATGATGGCCGGAAGTTTCGGATCCATCAGGCCCAGGCGATCGCACAGGGCGCCAAAGCGTAATTCGCTGGGTAGCTCTAGTCCCTTGTTGTAGTGGGACCTCTGGAACTCGTTGTCGACTTCCGCGAGTGTCCTCGCGAAGGCGTCAAAATCGATCCCACTGCGATGAGGAAGTGCCGCGTGCAACGCCCGCGCGGATGCCGGGATCAGATACCCGCGATACTCAATGCGTGGGAGCTTCTCTGAATAGAGGTCGACCAGGGTATCGAACAAATCGAACACGATCGCACGAATCGATCCCCGGCTCTCGCTTGATTCCGATTCGTTCTCCGCCAAGTGGCCATCCCGATCATCAACGTTCGTTATACCCATGAAACCCACGGGTCAGACCTCTAGAACATCGGCCAACCCGGCACTCCGAATTCATAAAATCTCGCCTGAACGCGTACTGGAGCCAGACTGTGGGATTTACCAGACGATAGGCAATCTCGCTGTGTACGAAATGAAATCGAGAATTACGGGGTCGGATGAAGGATCAGGTCGCGTGTTGATTCGTCGACTTGAGGCCCTTGCCCTGGTCGCGCCGCCGTCCCGCCAGACTGATGTAGCGATCGAGTTCGTTGAAGAGATCTGGGCGCCCGCTGGTAAACTGAATCCCGACACCGGGCCGCTGCCGCGCAGGAGTCTCAGCGCTCGACATGGGGAGCCGCTTCCACACCACGCGACCGATCGTTTGGATGCTCGATCCGTTGGGAATCTCGATCTCCACCAACACGCGACGCCCGGGATCAATGGGTTCCGAAGTCGTCACAAACACACCACCTCGAGAGACATTTGTCGAAAACTCGTCGGATGTGAAGAAGAACAGTTTGCCTGTCTTGGGATCCATCTCGGGGTCAATCGTAGAGATGCGGATCGGGATCCGGACATTCACTCGCTTGTTGACTTGCTTGGCGCGCTGAATTCCAGCGGCCACTACCGAATCGGGGTTCACTGTCGCGTCACTCATGCTGGATTTCCCTCCAGACAGGTAAATCGGTCGACACTAGGTGGCAGCTTTAGTGCAGACTCGAAACCCGGTATCCTGAA from the Myxococcales bacterium genome contains:
- the apaG gene encoding Co2+/Mg2+ efflux protein ApaG; protein product: MSPEDASLSTSEAVTEGIRISVRARYSPEHSSPHQSEWFFLYTITIANESDQSVTLLNRNWLILDATGKSEEVHGPGVIGEQPALAPGQSFEYTSGCPLSTPFGSMSGSYEMSREDGTRFEAEVRVFQLRQPNAIH
- a CDS encoding HAD family hydrolase, giving the protein MAENESESSESRGSIRAIVFDLFDTLVDLYSEKLPRIEYRGYLIPASARALHAALPHRSGIDFDAFARTLAEVDNEFQRSHYNKGLELPSELRFGALCDRLGLMDPKLPAIMAHVHMGLLREQVAMPLHHLGLLCSLAERVQLGLCSNFSHSVTACAVLEDYGLYSHLDAVVISDEIGYRKPRVEIFEAVLDELAVECHQVLHVGDSLSADVAGAAAMGIRSVWITRRVKDPEKVLEKHEGPRPDYQIEDLAELEGILDQLDAA
- a CDS encoding PilZ domain-containing protein, translated to MSDATVNPDSVVAAGIQRAKQVNKRVNVRIPIRISTIDPEMDPKTGKLFFFTSDEFSTNVSRGGVFVTTSEPIDPGRRVLVEIEIPNGSSIQTIGRVVWKRLPMSSAETPARQRPGVGIQFTSGRPDLFNELDRYISLAGRRRDQGKGLKSTNQHAT